One region of Mangifera indica cultivar Alphonso chromosome 3, CATAS_Mindica_2.1, whole genome shotgun sequence genomic DNA includes:
- the LOC123211521 gene encoding protein WVD2-like 3 isoform X1 → MVLRMPLQPENKKHPDEEDSCSVAYSMHRTAASSRTIKSRMTVSAAPPFRCSEHAEKQKEFYSKLEEKHKAMEAEKSQSEARTKILIFEGRDRGGGQAIQKEFIFYGEPNAKLLP, encoded by the exons ATGGTGCTGAGGATGCCATTGCAACCCGAGAACAAGAAGCACCCTGATGAGGAAGATTCTTGTTCTGTAGCTTACTC TATGCATAGAACTGCAGCATCTTCAAGGACTATTAAGTCCAGGATGACTGTTTCTGCAGCTCCTCCATTTAGATGTTCAGAACATGCAGAGAAACAGAAGGAG ttttattcaaaattagagGAGAAACATAAAGCAATGGAAGCTGAGAAAAGCCAGAGTGAAGCAAGGACCAAG ATCTTAATATTTGAAGGAAGAGATAGAGGTGGCGGTCAAGCCATTCAGAAAGAGTTTATCTTTTATGGGGAACCCAATGCCAAGCTTCTACCATGA
- the LOC123211521 gene encoding protein WVD2-like 3 isoform X2, whose translation MVLRMPLQPENKKHPDEEDSCSVAYSTAASSRTIKSRMTVSAAPPFRCSEHAEKQKEFYSKLEEKHKAMEAEKSQSEARTKILIFEGRDRGGGQAIQKEFIFYGEPNAKLLP comes from the exons ATGGTGCTGAGGATGCCATTGCAACCCGAGAACAAGAAGCACCCTGATGAGGAAGATTCTTGTTCTGTAGCTTACTC AACTGCAGCATCTTCAAGGACTATTAAGTCCAGGATGACTGTTTCTGCAGCTCCTCCATTTAGATGTTCAGAACATGCAGAGAAACAGAAGGAG ttttattcaaaattagagGAGAAACATAAAGCAATGGAAGCTGAGAAAAGCCAGAGTGAAGCAAGGACCAAG ATCTTAATATTTGAAGGAAGAGATAGAGGTGGCGGTCAAGCCATTCAGAAAGAGTTTATCTTTTATGGGGAACCCAATGCCAAGCTTCTACCATGA
- the LOC123211521 gene encoding protein WVD2-like 3 isoform X3, whose amino-acid sequence MVLRMPLQPENKKHPDEEDSCSVAYSAASSRTIKSRMTVSAAPPFRCSEHAEKQKEFYSKLEEKHKAMEAEKSQSEARTKILIFEGRDRGGGQAIQKEFIFYGEPNAKLLP is encoded by the exons ATGGTGCTGAGGATGCCATTGCAACCCGAGAACAAGAAGCACCCTGATGAGGAAGATTCTTGTTCTGTAGCTTACTC TGCAGCATCTTCAAGGACTATTAAGTCCAGGATGACTGTTTCTGCAGCTCCTCCATTTAGATGTTCAGAACATGCAGAGAAACAGAAGGAG ttttattcaaaattagagGAGAAACATAAAGCAATGGAAGCTGAGAAAAGCCAGAGTGAAGCAAGGACCAAG ATCTTAATATTTGAAGGAAGAGATAGAGGTGGCGGTCAAGCCATTCAGAAAGAGTTTATCTTTTATGGGGAACCCAATGCCAAGCTTCTACCATGA